The genomic stretch GTCGAGGACGCGGGCCTCGACCAGCAGCCGGGCGACCTCGACCTTCTCGACCAGCCCGGAATCGCGCGTTTCCTGCGCGGCGGAAAACCCTCCCGCCGCCGCGAGCAGCGGCGGCAGGAGGGCGAGGAGAGTCCTGACGAAGCGAATCATGAAGTCCTCGCCGTTCCCTCGCTCGTCGTCCGCCCCGCGGGTGTGGCCGACGGACGCCGCTTCGACGGGGCATGGAGGCGATGAGCGCGCAGGCAATCTTCGCATGCGCCCGCGGCGGCGCCCAGCAGCGCCGGCCGGGCGCTGCCCGCGCCGGGACCGCTCATTCGCTGCGGTAGTACCCTCGCGTGTAGACGGTCCGCCCCTTCGGCGCCGTCAGCTCGGCCTCGATCCGGTGCACGCCCGGGCCGAGGGGCGGCTTGCGCAGCGTCAGCAGGTAATGGCCGGACGCCGTCGCGAACGCCCGCTCGAGCGCCTTGTCGGTGGAGATGTCGGTCTTGACGTAGGCGCCGCCCGTCTCCGAGGCGAGGGCGCGCATCGGCGCTTCGAGGGAGTGCGTCTCCGCCTCGCGGTAGTCGACGACCGAGACCGCGGCGTGCGCGGCGACGAGCGTGCGCCGCGCGTCGGCGAACTCCGGCTGGTCGATCGTCCCGTTCGCCGTGTACCGGCCGAGCCCCCAGCCGAAGAAGAGCAGCGTCTTGGGGCCGCCGATCTCCTCGAGCCCCCGCGCGACGGCGAGCAGGCCGGCCTCGCAGGTGCCGGCTTGGGCGGCGCGTTCTTCGTCCCAGTGGGCGGCCAGCGACGGCTCGGGGCCGCCGGGGCCGGCCGCGCGCCGCTCGAACGGCAGCACCGCGTCGTGGATCGTCTTCTTGACCCGCGCGTGGTCCGAGGTGAAGTCCTCGAGCAGGCTGAGGCGCGAGTCGTAGACGACGACCGCGACGCGGTCGGTCGGCGCGAGGCCGTCCACGTAGCGCTGGGCGAGGTGGGCGAGGCGCATCAGTCCCGCCTCGCGCGTGATGTTGATCCGGCGTTGGAAGAAGAGGACGACCAGCCGCCCCGCCCGCGGGCCGAGCGCGTCGGCCGCGTTCTGTCCCTTGTCGGCGACGCCGACGGCGAGCGGCTCGAACGGCGCCGCGCCGTCGGTCCAGTCGGCGTCGAGGATCTCGGCCGGCCGGCCGTCCACGCGGACGACGAAATCGCGCGCCTTGAGCCCGCGGACGACCTCGCCGCGGGCGTCGAAGACCCGCGCCTCGACCAAGAGACGGGCGACGTCGATCTCCTCGACGAGGCCGGACGGCCGGGGCGGTTCCTGAGCGGCGAAGGCGGCGGCGGAAAGCGCGAAAACGGCCGCCGCGAGGGCGAGGGCGATGCGGCGATCGGGCACTCGTCGTCTCTCCTGCGCGGGAACGGGCGACGCCGCGGCGCGGCGCGCCGCGCGCCCATCGAGCGAGACTAGAGCAGACCTGCGCGAACGGCGAGGAAACCGCGGTCAACGGGCGGGCGGCGCGCACGAACGGCGCCGCCCGCGCCGCGGCGCGCACGAACGGCGCCGCCCGTACCGCGCCGCGCCGTCCGTGCCGCGCCGTGCCGCACGTGCCGTGCAGCGCCGCGCCGCCCGTCCGAGGCGTCTACTCCTGATCGGCCAGCGCCTGCTCGTCGCGGCGCAGCTTCTCGCGCAGCGTCTTGCGGTCGATGCCGAGGATCTCCGCCGCCCGCGTGCGGTTCCCCTGCACGGCGGCCAGCACCTCGCGGATGTACTCGACCTCGATCTCGGCCAGCGGGCGGTCGGGCGAGGCGCGGCGCAGCGCCGCGCGGCGCAGGGCCGGCGGCAGGTCGGGGGCGTCCACGGTGCGCCCGCTCGTCGCGACGACGAGCGCCCGCACGATCCGGTCGAGCTCGGCGACGTTGCCCGGCCAGTCGTAGCCGCGCAGCGCCTCGACCGCGCGGTCGGCGAAGGTCGGCTCGGCCAGCCCCGCGCGGCGCGCCCAGCGTGCGGCGAAGAGGCGGCAGAGGGCCGGCACGTCCTCCGCGCGCTCGCGCAGCGGCGGAACGGCGATGCGGCGCCCGGCGAGGCGCGCGAAGAGCTGCGGCTCGAAGACGCCGCGCAGGGCCAGCGACTCGAGCTCCGGCACGTCGCCGGCGACGAGCCGCGGCGCGCCGCCTTCGTCGAGCAGCCGCAGCAGCCGCCCCTGCGTCGGGCGGGGCAGGGCGCCGATCTCGGCGACGTAGAGCGTCCCGCCCGAGGCGGCGCGGAAGAGGCCGCCGAACGGCGCCTCGCGCCCGAACAGCTCGCGCTCGATCCGCTCCCCGTCGGCCGCGGCCGCCGAGATCCGGACGAACGGACCGTCGGCCAGCGGCCCCGCGGCGTGGATCGCGCGGGCGAAGGCGCAGCGGCCGGCGCCGTCCTCGCCGATCACCAGCGCCGGCTCCGCCGACTCGGCGGCGGCGCGCGCGGCGCGCAGCGCGGCGCGCATCGCCGGCCCCGCGCCGACGAGTCCCATCGCCCCGGCGGGCGCGGCGCCCTCGTCGAGCGCGCGGCGGGCGCGCAGCTTTTCCATCGTGCGGCCGACCGCCTGCAGCAGCTCCGCGGCGGTGAACGGCTTGGAGAGGTAGTCGTCGGCGCCGAGCTTGAGCGCCTGCACCGCGCTCTCCACCGAGGGGTAGCCGGTGACCATCAGGACCTCGGTCCCCTTGCAGTTCTCGCGGACGTGGCGGACGAGGTCGAGCCCCGAGGCGCCCGGCATCTTGAGGTCGGTGACGACGATGTCCACCGGGCGCTCGGCGAGCAGCCGCGTCGCCTCGGCGACGCTGCCCGCGGCGTGGACCGTGAACCCCGCCTTCTGCAGGTTGCGGCGCAGCACTTCCACCGTGTCCGCCGCGTCGTCCACGACCAACGCGACGTGCCCCTTGCCGATCTGCTCGCTCATGCCGTTTCCTCTCTTCCGCCCGCCGGGCAGGCGA from bacterium encodes the following:
- a CDS encoding sigma-54 dependent transcriptional regulator — protein: MSEQIGKGHVALVVDDAADTVEVLRRNLQKAGFTVHAAGSVAEATRLLAERPVDIVVTDLKMPGASGLDLVRHVRENCKGTEVLMVTGYPSVESAVQALKLGADDYLSKPFTAAELLQAVGRTMEKLRARRALDEGAAPAGAMGLVGAGPAMRAALRAARAAAESAEPALVIGEDGAGRCAFARAIHAAGPLADGPFVRISAAAADGERIERELFGREAPFGGLFRAASGGTLYVAEIGALPRPTQGRLLRLLDEGGAPRLVAGDVPELESLALRGVFEPQLFARLAGRRIAVPPLRERAEDVPALCRLFAARWARRAGLAEPTFADRAVEALRGYDWPGNVAELDRIVRALVVATSGRTVDAPDLPPALRRAALRRASPDRPLAEIEVEYIREVLAAVQGNRTRAAEILGIDRKTLREKLRRDEQALADQE